The Vigna unguiculata cultivar IT97K-499-35 chromosome 1, ASM411807v1, whole genome shotgun sequence nucleotide sequence ccgccgccgccgccggaCGTGAATTACAGTAAACCCTGAATTTCATCGCTTTCTTTCTTTCGTTTTCTTTTAAACCATCATCCCTGAAATTCGAGCTCGGTTGTGATTTGTGATTGAATATGAAAAATTCTCACAAGAAACCCTGAAATGTTCTAATTCGTGTTAAAATGAAACCGCGTTGAAATATCAGCTGCCGGAAACCTAATTTTGAGCAAATTTCGCTTCAGGAAATGGAaatgattttgaattgaatcGAATCGATTTTTAATCAGATGATATCAATTATAGCCTTTCATAGTCAATTTCCGAAAACTCACGCTAAATTCTTTCGATTCTTTGCCTTCAGGAGCTCGGAGATTGTCGAATTTGGCGAAGATGTCGCGGTTTCCGTTCTTCAACCGGTCGAACACGATTCATTCGGAGCACTCGCAGAAACCTTACCTTCCTCAGAGCCAGCAGAGTCTGGACCGGTCCGGTTCGCTGAACCGGTTCTACGGATCCTCTGAGCCGGCGAAAACCTCAATCCGCGGGAAAATGGTGAAGAAGCTCTGCACCTTGTTCGAGTCCTCCTCGAAGAAGGCTCCAGAATCGGAGTCCCAATCGGAATCAAAAGCGCGTTGGGACTCGTGCACGACGACAACGACAACGACGACGCCGTTTCGGTTGTCCGGGACGGAGGAGCGGATCGTGGTGTATTTAACGAGCCTGCGCGGGGTTCGGCGAACGTTCGAGGACTGCAACGCGGTGCGCATGATCCTGaaggggtttagggtttgggtgGACGAGAGGGACGTGTCGATGGACATAGCGTACAGGGAGGAGCTGCAGCGCGCGCTGGGCGAGCGCCATGTGTCGCTGCCACAGGTTTTCGTGCGAGGAAAGTACGTGGGTGGCGCTGAGGTGATCAAGCACTTGTTCGAGACTGGGGAACTGGCGAAGATCATTCTGGAAGGGTTCCCCCGTCTGAAACCCGGCTTCGTGTGTGAGCTTTGTGGGGATGCGAGGTTTGTGCCGTGCGAAAATTGCAGCGGGAGTCGGAAGGTGTTTGATGAGGACGAAGGGAGCTTGAAGAGGTGTTTGGAGTGCAACGAGAATGGACTCCTCAGGTGCCCTTATTGCTGTTCTTGATCATGGCTTTTTCAATTCCTCCTTGAACATGCTTTTGTTTTGTTCAAGATTTGGTCTTTTTCCTTCATTCAAAAATGGGAATGTGGATTGTGTATATTGGATGTCATTCCTTTGAAGGCTGTAAATATTTAGCGGTGTATAAAGATTTCCTAAATATTGGTGGTTCTAATGGAAGAAATCTTGggatcttttaatattatcccTTCTTTTTTAGGCTAATCTTGGATCAATCTTCTCTGTGCCCTCTTACACACacgtgtgtgtttgtgtttattgAACACTCTCACTGTTAAACATCGAATACTACTTGATTCGCCCAACACATTCTTCAGACCtggtaattttttatatgaatagcgattacattttttttgtctcatttGGTAAGAGGAAGAGTAATTAAACTCAGGGTATCATTATGGATGTTGGTTTGAAGGGTGTTTCATAGAATTTAATGAGATTGATTTCCTGGTAAAGAAATTGTAGTACTGAGACAAGAAATAGTGTGGTTGTGACATCAGTTCATAAATGCTGTTGCAAGAAATGTGAGTTAATATTTAGGGTGTCATCTTCCCTGGGCTTTGTGTATGGTGCTTGTATGGTGGTTTGTTCATGGCATTTTGATTGAATTACATCTTCTTTGATTAAAATCATCTGAAGTTATGAAAAGAAGTGCATTGATCagttcttttaatttgtttgattGAATGTTAGTTTTCTTTTGAAGTTAAAGTTAATGGTCTTTAATGGTTGCTGGACTTAGACTACACATGTTTGGAAAATGCAGATATTCCTCTGATTGACActgtattaaagtttatattCAAAAAAAGGCATGAAGAAAGTAGCATTGTTTTCCTAAAATGAGTTAACCTAAGTGTAAACGTATACTCTTGCAATGTACAAGCCTCATTAAAGAGTGGTAAGTTGTCATTATTTAGTGGACAATAATAAtgagaataaaattaaagttttttaggGATATGTCATTCTATAATTTATCGGGACACAAATGTGCATGTTTCTTCTTGATGTTGAAATCAcgattttatgttttcttgttgccattttctttttcataatatacatatataactaaattatttttaaatatatattttaaaaacacactaaattatgtatatattgtttttaaaatatttatatttaaatattaaattgtttaataatgaTTAATGATTATCACTTAATTAATTTCTAAgtattgataatttaaattaaaatatcatggtatgtttatatcttttaaacaacctaatataaatattttaatactttaaattagatttttattataattgtaataatgGGTCGGGTTGGATACAGATAGTCTATTCGCAAGCCGACCTATAACAGAAACATTCATCTATTACCTGTTCATTTACACGTCAGGTATCCGTTTAAAAAATACTTGCGAGTATTTTAAAACTTGCAATACTTGTGAGTATTCTAAAACTCACATGTATTCATGGATACccacgaattttataattttttaaaataaaatttaaataaaattacaaaaaaaaatgtgaaataaaatataaatttaatttaatctaataaaatataaattagattttaattttaattaaatttaacttaaaaaaattaaattttaattttaactttttgcaGATAACAAATACCTGTGAGtatgaataatataatgttGCACCTGAcccatttttaaacaaatattaaaacatttgCTATCTGCAAATAACAAATATCCTATTCGGCCCATTTATAAACATATGTTAAACATTCACTACCTGCAGAAGATAACAAATATATGTGAATATCAGTCATTTGTCGCAGATTTTATCCATAAATATCCacaaacattaatatttttgcCACCCCTAGATATAATgttctaataaaaattatacaaattaaaatattagtaacCATCTCCGATTATAAACTATCTTGAATTTGTAAATGCTAAATAATTGTTCTTTTATAAACTAAACTATtctcttacttttttttaataacatttattttatatattttatatttagaagATTTGAAACGAAATATTTCTATCATGATTATACCATTTGCCTTTTCAtgtgtttaaaaaatttaattattattttatatttcaaaattttcaattaatacTAATTAATTTCTTCTACACATACCCTTATATCCAATCTATTAAATATGTTTACTTTAAATTCTATAAGTTTTAGTTATatcaattttctaatttttcactttatttctattattatgtTAAGCAATTAAGCTTTCAACAAAaggttaaattttattatgaaaataaatttatttctatttaactattatttacAAAGCCCAAAACAACACTACTCTTGTGTCATTTATATGTTCTTCCCTTTCCCTTAATCTttgatttgtttaaaatatgcactataattaaacattcataagtacaatcttttaattattttattacagtCAAGAAAACATcacatatttaataatttattttagaaaattataccagtaacattaaaaataatattagaaaacGATAATTGTTTTCAACAAATCAtacttttaatgaattttgttaCTTTCGATGGTGTAAGAGACATAGCTTAAGATGTCCCTTTATtgaatctttatatattttaacctaGTATAAATTACATTGATGAAATACATGTACAAATGcaacaaatacaattttaaagaaCAAGATATGCCGACAGAGACTGACAGTAGTGTTTATTTATGTCTGTGACATGTCTTGTCATTAATGTTGAGACCTAGGAATGTATGTTTCTTCATGTTGAAGCATGAttatgtatatgttttatatcTAAATAAATGTGAATTGAAATTGTTGACATTTCATTTGTTTCTTCACATTAAATAGTGTAGGTGTGCACCTAAACAGAGCTGAGACAGtgatttcaaaaattgaaagagaaagaaagaagaggagGAAAAGAACATTGATGattattcttattcttttcCACACCCAAATTAACTTCAAATATAGTTCTCTCTAATATTCTGCCTTCTCATATAAGCTACAATATTCCAGCAATGATTTTTTAATCTTCTGTAAACATTTTATCTTAAATGTTTCCATGTTGGTATAATGATGATTAGTTTTACTAAAATCTCTAATTCATTACAAATTAGAGTAGGCTTAATAGCATTTTTTAAGCAATGATGCGatgtttttttctctatttatttttaatttaatataatccctaatttttttatcaattagagGTTGATGagctcatatatatatatatatatatatatatatatatatatatatatatatatatatatatatatatatatatatatatatatatatatatataatcacaaactttttatatttattttttaattttgtgaaaagTATCACGTTAAGACTGATGTAACGAAAGagaacatatttaatcttattaaaaagtatagaaaccagtaaaaataaacaaagaaagaaaaaacattgagtTATTGTTGCAAATATAATAATACGAAATTCTACCAAgccataaaaataatatattatttgaagtaattttcttttattttaaaaattagattcTCACCCACTTtctgaaaatgttttttttttttttttggaaatttagTGAAAAATATTCCCGGAAACCATTATTGtttgaaaacattatttgtAAAATCCAACTTCAGATctttgattaaaaaaagaaaaaaatcaaacttttcaTTCTACCTAATGCAACCTTACTTCTTATGTTAGAAGAGAAAGacaaataaagaagaaatgtattttcattatttttttaactgaattttgaatttctttatttttctttgtaccATTTCAAACACAACAATCAAAATGTCTTTGGGTGGTTTGTGAGAAAATAGATCTTTCCATGTAAACGTGTTTATGGATAGGAAATGCATGGTCCATGAAAGAGATTGAGAATAGTGAGAGAAccaagtatttttctttttgcattgCTTTATTGTTTAACATGAAATACTACCTCATTTTCTAAATAGTATATCAAACatctgttaatatttttaagaaatttattatCTATGAATTAGGTTAGGAATTTCACGTATTTGATTTGAATAGAATATGGTGTGTATTCAAGCTAGTTTTATAGTGTTGTTAAAGACCAAgctcaaattataaaatacttataaaatttatgtggatattttgaattattttttaattcgttATGATTGATTATCATGTTGTGGTCCGTGTAGACTTAAGAGCTCTAAAgtctttttctaatttaattgaCGATAATGAAGTCAACTTCACTTGCTATTGGTGACATTGGATTTGTAGCCAAAGTGCCTAAAAGATTATGAAAAAGATCGGTATTTCACTAATGATCTAAGTTATATACACTAAGATATTAGGTGGTGAAAAATAGAGGGCAAGTTTTTGCATTTTGTGACATGTGTAGATATGTGACTTGGAATGTAAGAAACATGATTTCATGATTCTAGGTTCACTTGTAAATTCATCTCTTTGATTGAGTCATATGTTAGTTTCTATAGGACATACTTAATATATGTGTCTTTCGGAAGACGTCAATTGATATTCCACTTATGCAAAATCTTTTAACATATAGATCCATGTGTGATCTATATGGTTCTTGTATGTTATGTTTGATTAAAATTGGATTACTTATGAACTGTTACTAAATTTATTTCTCTTATATCATCATTATCTTGTGTtaagaatttatttataataacttaCCCTTGTCTGTGTTATTTGTGTTTTCAATTGTGATAATTGTACTATGTACACAAGTAAAT carries:
- the LOC114189454 gene encoding uncharacterized protein At5g39865-like — translated: MSRFPFFNRSNTIHSEHSQKPYLPQSQQSLDRSGSLNRFYGSSEPAKTSIRGKMVKKLCTLFESSSKKAPESESQSESKARWDSCTTTTTTTTPFRLSGTEERIVVYLTSLRGVRRTFEDCNAVRMILKGFRVWVDERDVSMDIAYREELQRALGERHVSLPQVFVRGKYVGGAEVIKHLFETGELAKIILEGFPRLKPGFVCELCGDARFVPCENCSGSRKVFDEDEGSLKRCLECNENGLLRCPYCCS